A region from the Melioribacter roseus P3M-2 genome encodes:
- a CDS encoding T9SS type A sorting domain-containing protein has translation MKLVTKLFVLVALCMSFTSIQSFAQPRDTLIVHALPPGNLNNVINADTTTGGEARHVYLLAQDGPVDTTYFITEEIRVKNLDLIGKINPNTGNLPVIAPFIREDNSSPGNIAVAINNGYIHFKNLYLLGTRTDGSQVTQQCISSSDSCKIVVEGCVIENFGSTGTPNIINTWNAIGSDIFVYNTLFRNNQSNIPQNPGMNWAGPGVNAIDTMIVKNCTFFVMGGNVEGSGSSMGYLEFDHNTIFMHTKSSPFSMRQMHNAVITNNIFFSVYSAGLDSNHAYNEQVYNANFFSPPAVITLDSLYEQLEGDPYFLTEADRRIVVENNAYFWPKKIVDNFDILNSDPKYQQVGGKILAPTWVATRPGAEPLLDLPNIRVAEEYNFHMDPGFDAALVDAAADSMARFVRYVWENGGDGTGSRNFVYPANPINPYEGVPSDWKSTKGYPVRENLRYTNETLLKADNGKPLGDLTWFPEIPTDVRNISNEIPSEYTLNQNYPNPFNPVTNIKYSIPKAGHVTLKVFNVLGQEVATLVNKEQSPGSYVVDFDASRLASGIYLYSLQTENTIITKKMMLIK, from the coding sequence ATGAAGTTAGTTACCAAATTATTCGTGCTTGTGGCGCTTTGTATGTCGTTCACAAGTATACAATCATTCGCACAGCCCAGGGATACGCTTATAGTCCACGCTCTGCCTCCGGGCAATCTCAATAATGTTATTAATGCAGATACAACTACAGGGGGAGAAGCCAGACACGTTTATCTGCTTGCTCAGGACGGTCCCGTCGATACCACCTATTTTATTACCGAGGAAATTAGAGTAAAAAATCTCGACCTTATCGGTAAAATCAATCCGAATACCGGAAATCTGCCGGTTATTGCGCCTTTCATCCGTGAAGATAACTCTTCGCCGGGAAATATTGCCGTTGCTATCAATAACGGGTATATCCATTTTAAAAACTTGTATTTACTGGGAACGCGTACTGACGGTTCTCAGGTTACTCAACAGTGCATAAGTAGCAGCGACAGTTGCAAAATAGTAGTAGAAGGATGCGTAATTGAAAACTTCGGTTCAACCGGCACTCCAAATATAATTAATACATGGAATGCTATCGGTTCCGATATCTTTGTTTATAATACTTTATTCCGCAACAATCAGAGTAATATTCCGCAGAACCCCGGTATGAACTGGGCAGGTCCGGGAGTTAACGCAATCGATACTATGATTGTAAAAAATTGTACTTTCTTTGTAATGGGCGGTAATGTCGAAGGCTCCGGTTCTTCTATGGGATACCTGGAATTCGACCACAATACAATATTCATGCACACCAAATCGTCTCCTTTCTCAATGCGCCAGATGCATAACGCCGTAATTACAAATAACATTTTCTTCAGCGTCTATTCCGCCGGGTTGGATTCCAATCACGCTTATAACGAACAGGTATATAACGCTAACTTCTTCAGTCCTCCCGCAGTAATAACGCTTGACTCATTATACGAGCAGCTGGAAGGCGACCCTTACTTCTTAACGGAAGCCGACAGAAGAATTGTGGTTGAAAATAACGCATACTTCTGGCCCAAGAAAATTGTCGACAATTTCGATATACTCAACAGCGATCCGAAATATCAGCAGGTGGGAGGAAAAATATTGGCTCCTACTTGGGTAGCCACCCGACCGGGCGCCGAACCGCTTCTTGATTTACCGAATATCAGAGTTGCCGAAGAATATAACTTCCATATGGACCCCGGTTTTGACGCCGCTCTAGTCGATGCCGCTGCGGATAGCATGGCTCGATTTGTAAGATATGTATGGGAAAACGGCGGCGACGGAACCGGCTCTAGAAACTTTGTCTATCCCGCAAATCCGATCAATCCGTATGAAGGTGTTCCGTCCGATTGGAAATCTACTAAAGGTTATCCGGTAAGAGAAAATCTGCGCTACACAAACGAAACCCTTTTGAAAGCAGACAACGGCAAACCTCTCGGCGATTTAACCTGGTTCCCCGAAATTCCTACTGACGTAAGAAATATTTCGAACGAAATTCCTTCTGAATATACTCTTAATCAAAATTATCCGAATCCCTTCAACCCTGTAACAAATATCAAGTATTCGATTCCAAAAGCTGGACATGTAACTCTTAAAGTGTTTAACGTACTTGGTCAGGAAGTTGCAACTTTAGTTAACAAAGAGCAATCGCCCGGCTCGTATGTTGTAGATTTCGATGCATCCAGGCTGGCTAGCGGTATCTACCTCTACAGTCTGCAGACTGAAAATACTATAATCACCAAGAAAATGATGTTGATCAAGTAG
- a CDS encoding TonB-dependent receptor: protein MGKKILLFISFFSFLFVQTQFSYAAGRISGKVTDAVTGEALIGANIIIVGTSLGTASDVEGKYIISSVPEGKHIIKVSYIGYEPKETEVEIKDNQHIQINFELDVVSVAAQEVVITAQASGQNEAINKQLSSENIVNVVSSARIQELPDANAAESIGRLPGISLVRTGGQATQVVIRGLSPEYNQITINGVPVPSNESGDRRSIDMRMISSSSLGSIEVYKTNTPDMDAAVLGGTVNLGIRKASKNLSDKPLGFADMPAISFQAQGGYTDLTNEYNNYKLDLSFEKRYLDNRFGVFVQGIIQQQNLTSNRLDANYTQIARTINPDSLALTSLNLYFYPREEKRYNGTLTFDYDLENGNIALMNMLSQSKSNTNYYQQQYGLERGGNNVHYYVNESPKTINLISNILSYNQKTPFVDIDATLSHSYSENIYPDSWTITFEQLSVGTNKIDDKLPPVEIARLAHQLVDKEGLELRNVETSNSFLRQRDIRASIDFSKDINISDLLSVKLKTGAMYLYTKRNYDYNYGYGYVWFGEIGKRIVEAFPWLEEYGIKPETNERIFLSPFLDPDINVGTFLNGNYTFDNTVNLDYMRRIKDIVVDYGLNLDAAPTGGAGAWVPNMHSSQAWDYSGNEKRSAGYIMGTFRIGQFLSIMTGVRYQNLTTSYRANRFYNASASNPYPNELPHIDTTVTKTHGYWLPAVNIKFDPLPWLSLRGAYTNTLAYPNFQAIVPWIDVYTGSVRWNNVNLKPIRSENFDVQVSVYNNEIGLFSLGGFLKRIDDFVFYYSSYIIDPTQYEGLHNVPQYPNLNVKGYSLDAYYNNPNTVEVWGIEGEWQTHFWYLPSPLDGLVLNINYTHAFSEAKYPYTIVGNTGFPYFRPTYTDTTYTDRLINQPDDIVNVSLGWDYKDFSILFSMIYQSRIFNSTNYWNALRTDKDKYLRWDVVAKQRLPWYNIEVFLNLNNLNGANDTYLMRGNNFKDTDESYGLRAELGFRVNFR from the coding sequence ATGGGAAAAAAAATCTTACTCTTTATTTCATTCTTCTCGTTTTTATTCGTACAAACTCAATTCTCTTACGCTGCCGGCAGAATATCTGGTAAAGTTACTGATGCGGTAACGGGAGAGGCTCTTATTGGAGCCAACATTATTATCGTTGGCACTAGCCTGGGAACGGCTTCGGATGTGGAAGGAAAATATATAATTTCATCCGTACCCGAAGGGAAGCATATTATCAAAGTTTCTTATATCGGTTATGAACCGAAAGAAACCGAAGTAGAAATCAAGGACAATCAGCACATTCAAATTAATTTTGAGTTGGATGTTGTTTCAGTGGCGGCCCAGGAAGTTGTAATTACAGCGCAAGCCAGCGGTCAGAATGAAGCAATCAACAAACAGTTGTCTTCGGAAAATATTGTAAACGTTGTTTCGTCCGCACGTATTCAGGAATTGCCGGATGCCAACGCCGCCGAATCAATCGGAAGATTGCCCGGTATTTCTCTGGTTAGAACGGGAGGCCAGGCTACTCAGGTGGTTATTCGCGGTTTGAGTCCCGAATACAATCAAATTACAATTAACGGCGTCCCCGTGCCTTCCAATGAAAGCGGCGACAGGCGCAGCATTGACATGCGAATGATTTCTTCGAGTTCCTTGGGCAGCATTGAAGTTTATAAAACCAATACTCCCGATATGGACGCTGCTGTGCTGGGCGGTACTGTAAATCTCGGGATAAGAAAAGCGAGCAAAAATCTTTCCGATAAACCTCTCGGTTTTGCTGATATGCCGGCTATTTCATTCCAGGCTCAAGGCGGCTATACCGACCTGACTAACGAATATAACAATTACAAACTCGATTTGAGTTTTGAAAAACGTTATCTCGATAACCGTTTCGGAGTTTTCGTGCAGGGAATTATTCAGCAGCAAAATCTGACTTCGAATCGTCTGGATGCTAATTATACTCAAATCGCACGAACAATTAATCCGGATTCTCTGGCTTTAACGAGTCTGAATCTCTATTTCTATCCGCGCGAAGAAAAAAGGTATAACGGAACGCTGACGTTTGATTACGACCTGGAGAACGGAAATATCGCTTTGATGAATATGTTGAGTCAGAGCAAATCAAATACGAATTACTATCAACAGCAATACGGACTCGAACGCGGCGGCAATAATGTTCATTATTATGTCAATGAATCTCCCAAGACCATAAACCTTATTTCGAATATTCTTAGCTATAATCAAAAGACTCCGTTCGTAGACATCGACGCTACATTATCGCATTCTTATTCGGAAAACATTTATCCCGATTCCTGGACTATCACTTTCGAACAATTATCCGTAGGCACGAATAAAATTGACGACAAATTGCCTCCCGTCGAAATAGCAAGATTGGCGCACCAGCTTGTCGACAAAGAAGGTTTGGAGCTTAGAAACGTTGAAACGTCAAACAGCTTCTTGAGGCAAAGAGACATACGCGCTTCGATTGATTTTTCGAAAGATATTAATATCTCCGATTTGCTGTCAGTTAAACTGAAAACCGGAGCCATGTATTTATACACTAAACGTAACTATGATTACAATTACGGCTACGGTTATGTCTGGTTTGGAGAGATAGGCAAGAGAATCGTTGAAGCTTTCCCATGGCTGGAAGAATACGGCATTAAACCCGAAACCAACGAAAGAATATTTTTATCGCCATTCTTGGATCCCGATATAAATGTGGGAACATTCCTTAACGGCAATTATACCTTCGACAATACCGTAAATCTCGACTACATGAGGAGAATTAAGGATATAGTCGTAGATTACGGATTGAATCTGGATGCAGCTCCTACGGGCGGAGCGGGCGCATGGGTTCCGAATATGCATTCCTCGCAAGCATGGGATTACTCCGGTAATGAAAAACGAAGCGCAGGATATATTATGGGCACGTTCCGTATCGGCCAGTTTTTGTCGATTATGACCGGTGTGAGATATCAAAATCTGACTACTTCGTATCGGGCGAATAGATTTTACAACGCCAGCGCGTCGAATCCCTATCCTAACGAATTGCCGCATATCGATACGACCGTTACAAAAACTCACGGTTACTGGCTGCCGGCGGTCAATATTAAATTTGATCCGCTTCCGTGGCTCAGTTTAAGAGGCGCTTATACTAATACGTTGGCTTATCCGAATTTTCAGGCTATCGTTCCCTGGATCGACGTCTATACCGGTTCCGTCAGATGGAACAATGTAAATCTGAAGCCGATAAGGTCGGAAAATTTCGACGTTCAGGTATCGGTTTATAACAATGAAATCGGCTTATTCTCATTGGGAGGATTCTTAAAGCGTATTGACGATTTCGTATTTTATTATTCCAGTTATATTATTGATCCTACTCAATACGAAGGCTTGCATAACGTCCCGCAATATCCTAATCTTAACGTAAAAGGTTACTCGCTAGACGCTTATTATAACAACCCCAATACAGTTGAAGTTTGGGGTATTGAAGGCGAGTGGCAAACGCATTTCTGGTACCTGCCTTCGCCTCTCGACGGTCTTGTGCTCAATATCAATTACACGCATGCGTTTTCCGAAGCTAAATATCCGTATACAATTGTCGGCAACACAGGCTTCCCTTATTTCAGACCGACTTATACCGACACCACTTACACTGACCGTTTGATAAATCAGCCGGATGATATTGTTAACGTTTCTTTGGGCTGGGATTACAAAGATTTTTCGATTCTCTTTTCGATGATCTATCAATCCAGAATATTCAACAGTACGAATTACTGGAACGCTCTCAGAACAGATAAAGACAAGTATTTGCGATGGGATGTAGTTGCCAAACAGAGACTTCCCTGGTACAATATTGAGGTGTTCCTGAATTTGAACAACCTTAACGGCGCTAACGATACGTACTTAATGAGAGGTAATAATTTCAAAGACACCGACGAATCCTACGGTCTAAGGGCCGAATTGGGATTCAGAGTTAATTTCCGTTAA
- a CDS encoding glycoside hydrolase family 2 TIM barrel-domain containing protein: MNRILILFLLPILTLSAQISLDDYIENPRRFSENTEPHAALVLPFDNVDSALRYYKENSNLVLSLNGNWKFKWFVNPQASPNDFYKKDFNCSDWNDINVPSNWQTEGFGYLMYRNVPMEFEPYDPPNVPDSINPTGLYKRSFELPNRWLNDKKIYLRFEGVKSAAFFWLNDKYLGYHEDGMTPAEFDITDKVSKGKNILAVKVLRWCDGSYLEDQDMFRFSGIYRDVFIYAKSRINIRDIFIKTDLDEEYNDAVLNMNLLVKNYTGSQKVFSVRYSLYDRDKNVVAKNVSEKYTLGSELNISLEAKVKNPHKWSDERPYLYTLIVELLDAEGNPVEITSKRVGFRKLEIKNGIALLNGVPVYFRGTNRHEHDPRKGRAVPRQNMIEEIKLLKRFNFNAVRTSHYPNSPDWYDLCDEYGILLMDEVNAECHYTEYVFPSREDYFDAFMDRFIAMVQRDKNHPSVAIWSTGNECGLDKPHYAMAEYIKKYDPTRFLMHQSNWPDGEAPYVDIIGPRYPTPAGLRTIGQKSDKPVVMGEYAHAMGNSLGNYDEFWETIYELPALQGGFVWDWIDQGLFVKEKYVKDYSGNDIQCGIMGRPKLVEGENNKALELSGLDDWVEVYDDPVLDLKSKDLEIEVTLMPRRFYSENPFVTKAMQYGLIQLNADTIAFYVNDYKNLLKAKAPSDWYNKWHNIKASYDGSSMKLYIDNKLAAEKSYNAAIRSKPYPVNIGRDAFKHTDQHLGWISNYVYDEVKISSKGKSLLWLKFDEIIDGGEEYLTFGISPFCINGMITSDRKPQPELWQAKKSMSPIRFYAVDAGKGIFRAVNKYGFTNLNEFDTEWILYRDNKVINSGKLNLDVPPQKEKIFELPVGDVDSQSDYVLELSCRLKESAFYAGKGFEITFEQFILNEKPIEFDRYLSASSAGKVNYKEENEKVIVETGDNSFVFDKATGNIEIENNNAVVVTGLGFNIWRAPISNEKSFWGKAEAEDWYRMGLNEYSNHPEKINVEINEDGTAVTIEAVTYTRFSYSYDLIENHFKYTFFGNGKLLIDHNISPLGRFDVSWLPAMGLKFEVPNNFEQLTFYGRGPHENYGDRKTGQRLGIHELRVSEIEQPYLEPQEYGNFSDVRWFELKYGSDAVKVTSVLPVGFSVVPYNNLDRAEYLYQLKKGDNYRVRIDYKPVSVGDTPNPVMPRYRIYPSEYRGRLLIEIR, from the coding sequence ATGAACAGGATTCTAATTCTCTTTTTGCTGCCTATACTTACTCTCTCGGCTCAAATTTCTCTTGACGATTATATCGAAAATCCCCGCCGCTTCAGCGAAAATACCGAACCTCATGCGGCGTTGGTTCTCCCTTTTGACAATGTAGACTCGGCTCTTCGTTACTATAAAGAAAATTCGAATCTTGTTCTGAGTCTCAACGGCAACTGGAAATTTAAATGGTTCGTTAATCCTCAGGCTTCACCGAACGACTTTTATAAGAAAGATTTTAATTGCTCGGATTGGAACGACATCAACGTGCCTTCGAACTGGCAAACCGAAGGCTTCGGTTATCTTATGTATCGCAATGTGCCAATGGAATTCGAACCGTACGATCCGCCAAATGTGCCCGACAGTATTAATCCCACCGGTCTTTATAAACGCAGCTTCGAGCTGCCTAATCGGTGGCTGAATGATAAAAAAATATACCTGCGATTCGAAGGCGTCAAATCCGCCGCATTCTTCTGGCTCAACGACAAATACCTCGGGTATCATGAAGACGGTATGACTCCCGCGGAATTCGACATTACGGATAAAGTATCGAAAGGGAAAAATATATTGGCGGTAAAAGTATTAAGATGGTGCGATGGATCGTATCTGGAAGACCAGGATATGTTCCGGTTTTCGGGCATCTACAGAGACGTATTTATCTATGCTAAATCCCGAATAAATATCCGCGATATCTTTATTAAAACCGATCTGGACGAAGAATATAATGACGCCGTACTTAACATGAATTTATTGGTTAAAAACTATACGGGCTCTCAAAAAGTATTCTCGGTTCGCTATTCGCTATACGATCGTGATAAAAATGTCGTAGCTAAAAATGTGTCCGAAAAATATACCCTCGGTTCCGAACTTAATATCTCGTTGGAAGCGAAAGTAAAAAATCCGCATAAATGGTCGGACGAACGCCCGTATCTATATACGTTGATTGTTGAATTACTCGATGCGGAAGGGAATCCCGTTGAAATTACGAGTAAAAGAGTAGGATTCAGAAAACTCGAAATTAAGAACGGCATCGCGCTTTTGAATGGCGTGCCCGTCTATTTCCGCGGGACTAACAGACACGAGCACGACCCGCGTAAAGGACGCGCCGTGCCGCGTCAAAATATGATCGAAGAAATAAAACTTCTGAAGCGCTTTAATTTCAACGCCGTACGGACGAGCCATTATCCGAACTCGCCCGATTGGTACGACCTGTGCGACGAATACGGAATTTTGTTGATGGACGAAGTAAACGCCGAGTGTCATTATACCGAATATGTCTTTCCGTCGCGGGAAGATTATTTCGACGCATTTATGGACAGATTTATTGCAATGGTGCAGCGCGACAAAAATCATCCGAGCGTTGCTATCTGGAGCACCGGAAACGAATGCGGACTCGATAAACCTCATTACGCAATGGCGGAATATATTAAAAAATATGATCCGACTCGTTTTTTAATGCATCAGTCGAACTGGCCCGACGGCGAAGCTCCTTATGTCGATATTATCGGTCCTCGTTATCCCACTCCGGCCGGCTTGAGGACAATCGGGCAAAAAAGCGATAAGCCCGTCGTCATGGGCGAATACGCTCACGCCATGGGAAACAGTTTGGGAAATTATGACGAGTTCTGGGAAACCATTTACGAATTACCGGCTTTGCAAGGCGGATTCGTATGGGATTGGATCGACCAGGGTTTGTTCGTAAAAGAAAAATATGTAAAAGATTATTCCGGCAACGATATTCAGTGCGGCATAATGGGAAGACCGAAATTGGTCGAAGGCGAAAATAACAAAGCGCTTGAACTTAGCGGTCTCGACGACTGGGTGGAAGTTTACGACGACCCGGTTCTCGATTTGAAAAGCAAAGATCTTGAAATTGAAGTTACCTTGATGCCGCGTCGTTTTTATTCGGAAAATCCGTTTGTTACCAAAGCTATGCAATACGGTTTAATTCAATTAAACGCAGATACAATTGCATTTTATGTTAATGACTACAAAAATTTACTGAAAGCAAAAGCGCCTTCGGATTGGTATAATAAATGGCATAATATAAAAGCTTCTTACGACGGTTCGTCGATGAAGCTTTATATCGATAATAAACTTGCGGCGGAAAAAAGTTATAACGCAGCGATCCGAAGCAAGCCCTATCCCGTTAATATCGGAAGGGACGCATTTAAACATACCGACCAGCATTTGGGATGGATTTCGAATTATGTCTACGACGAAGTAAAGATATCTTCGAAAGGTAAGTCTCTGCTGTGGTTAAAATTCGACGAAATAATAGACGGCGGCGAAGAGTATCTGACATTTGGAATAAGTCCTTTCTGCATAAACGGGATGATTACATCCGACCGAAAACCTCAACCCGAATTATGGCAGGCAAAGAAAAGTATGTCCCCGATTCGATTTTACGCCGTTGACGCGGGCAAGGGAATTTTCCGCGCGGTTAACAAATACGGCTTTACAAATCTTAACGAATTCGATACGGAATGGATATTATACCGGGATAATAAAGTTATTAATAGTGGAAAACTGAATCTGGATGTTCCGCCTCAAAAGGAGAAGATATTCGAACTTCCTGTGGGGGATGTTGATTCCCAATCCGATTACGTACTGGAATTATCGTGCCGTTTGAAAGAAAGCGCTTTTTATGCCGGCAAGGGTTTCGAAATTACGTTCGAACAATTTATTCTGAATGAAAAACCGATTGAATTCGACAGATATTTGAGCGCGTCTTCCGCCGGAAAAGTAAATTATAAAGAAGAGAACGAAAAAGTTATTGTTGAGACGGGCGATAATAGTTTCGTTTTTGACAAAGCTACAGGCAATATTGAAATTGAGAATAATAACGCCGTTGTTGTTACGGGGTTGGGCTTTAATATCTGGCGGGCGCCGATATCCAATGAAAAATCGTTTTGGGGAAAAGCCGAAGCCGAAGACTGGTATCGTATGGGCTTGAACGAGTATTCAAATCATCCGGAAAAGATTAATGTAGAAATCAATGAAGACGGAACTGCAGTGACGATTGAAGCCGTAACGTACACGCGATTTTCATACAGTTACGATCTGATTGAAAATCATTTTAAATACACATTTTTCGGCAACGGAAAGTTATTAATCGACCATAACATATCGCCGTTGGGCAGATTCGACGTATCGTGGCTTCCCGCAATGGGACTCAAATTCGAAGTTCCGAATAATTTTGAACAATTAACTTTTTATGGACGGGGACCTCACGAAAATTACGGCGATAGAAAAACCGGACAACGTTTGGGCATACACGAGCTGCGAGTATCCGAAATTGAACAACCTTATTTGGAACCGCAGGAATACGGAAATTTTTCCGATGTAAGATGGTTCGAATTAAAATACGGCAGCGACGCCGTTAAAGTAACGTCCGTTTTGCCGGTTGGCTTTTCGGTTGTGCCTTATAATAATCTCGATAGGGCGGAATATCTGTATCAACTCAAAAAGGGCGACAATTATCGAGTTAGAATCGACTACAAACCTGTTTCGGTAGGCGACACTCCGAATCCGGTAATGCCGCGTTACAGGATCTACCCCTCAGAATACAGGGGCAGACTTTTAATTGAAATACGGTAG
- a CDS encoding SIR2 family protein: MLVEKFIKYPPGRDVVFVLGAGASNPDGVPLQKELLPQILNPALDEIRNSTIGKVVIEFIEENFQFDRELNLYPRLEAVFGFIDYFIQHNESLNSKYNVARIREIREYLIKLIHYIVNLNTDKKSHYYHLFWKNIVDNVPNSSIITLNYDTLLEQAFETNDENESFFNKNFYLDYCMHFMNYEKIPQLKEYHYWINPREPLLLEESIEPKAFKIIKLHGSLNWKYCSCCNQTLLTTWDRKIDLNRGKFLGYTHPDKVEYEYRCPIDGTDFETLIMPPSYLKSLHHPVISQLLVEASKEIRAADKIVFIGYSLSESDLHIKALFKKNIRPGAELIVINPKKKESLELNYKSLAEKVRFVNMTFEGLIEKGFFSEFMP; the protein is encoded by the coding sequence ATGCTGGTAGAAAAATTTATTAAATATCCGCCCGGAAGGGATGTTGTATTTGTACTGGGAGCCGGAGCGTCGAATCCTGACGGCGTGCCGCTTCAAAAAGAACTCCTGCCTCAAATTTTGAATCCCGCACTCGACGAAATCCGTAATTCAACCATCGGAAAAGTTGTAATCGAATTCATTGAAGAAAATTTTCAATTCGACAGAGAGCTGAACCTTTATCCCAGGCTCGAAGCCGTTTTCGGATTCATCGATTATTTTATTCAACACAACGAGAGTTTAAACAGCAAATATAACGTTGCGCGAATACGGGAAATCCGCGAATATCTGATAAAGCTGATACATTATATAGTTAATCTCAACACGGACAAGAAAAGCCACTATTATCATCTCTTCTGGAAAAACATTGTAGACAACGTCCCGAATTCTTCGATAATTACATTGAATTACGACACTTTGCTCGAACAGGCATTCGAAACCAACGACGAGAACGAGTCTTTCTTCAACAAAAATTTTTATCTCGATTATTGTATGCATTTCATGAATTACGAAAAGATCCCGCAATTAAAAGAGTATCATTACTGGATAAATCCGCGCGAGCCGCTTCTGCTGGAGGAATCGATAGAGCCGAAAGCATTTAAAATCATAAAACTGCACGGAAGTCTCAACTGGAAGTACTGCAGTTGTTGCAATCAGACGTTATTGACCACGTGGGATCGAAAGATCGATTTGAACCGCGGAAAGTTTTTGGGTTATACGCATCCCGACAAGGTGGAATACGAATATCGATGTCCGATAGACGGTACCGATTTCGAGACGTTAATAATGCCGCCTTCATACTTGAAATCGTTGCATCATCCGGTGATTTCGCAATTGTTGGTGGAGGCTTCCAAAGAGATCAGGGCGGCAGATAAGATTGTATTTATCGGCTATTCGCTGTCGGAAAGCGATTTGCATATAAAAGCGCTTTTCAAAAAAAATATCAGACCGGGGGCGGAATTAATTGTAATTAATCCGAAAAAGAAGGAATCGCTGGAGCTGAATTACAAATCACTGGCGGAGAAAGTACGTTTTGTAAATATGACATTCGAGGGATTGATCGAAAAGGGGTTCTTTTCCGAATTTATGCCTTAA
- a CDS encoding aldo/keto reductase, protein MRYRELGRTGWKVSEVSFGAWAIGGSWGKVDDNDSIKALHKAVDMGVNFFDTADVYGDGRSERLLAKLRKEYKDKIYIATKAGRRLEPHTVEGYNRQNLTSFVERSLKNLETDSIDLLQLHCPPTPVYYMPEVFDILDDLVKEGKIKYYGVSVEKVEEGIKAIEYPNVQSVQIIYNMFRQRPAELFFELAKKKKVGILARVPLASGLLTGKMKPDTKFEPDDHRAFNRHGESFDKGETFAGIDYEVGLKAVEELKSVCPSGMTMAQFALRWILMNDAVTCAIPGAKSEKQALDNFASGDLPQLPDEIMSNIKEIYEKYIYNYVHHRW, encoded by the coding sequence ATGAGATACAGAGAACTCGGACGTACGGGCTGGAAAGTCTCCGAAGTAAGTTTTGGCGCATGGGCTATCGGCGGTTCGTGGGGAAAAGTAGACGACAACGATTCGATCAAAGCGCTCCATAAAGCTGTCGATATGGGAGTTAATTTTTTTGATACGGCCGACGTCTATGGCGACGGTCGCAGCGAACGATTGCTCGCCAAACTGAGGAAGGAATACAAAGACAAAATTTATATAGCGACCAAAGCCGGCAGGCGTCTCGAACCGCATACAGTCGAAGGCTATAACCGGCAAAATTTGACTTCGTTCGTGGAGAGAAGTCTTAAAAATCTCGAGACCGATTCGATCGATTTGTTGCAACTTCACTGTCCTCCGACGCCCGTATATTATATGCCCGAAGTATTCGATATACTCGACGATCTCGTTAAAGAGGGGAAAATTAAGTATTACGGAGTAAGCGTAGAGAAAGTCGAAGAAGGAATTAAAGCAATCGAATATCCGAATGTTCAGTCCGTTCAGATAATTTATAATATGTTCAGGCAGCGTCCGGCTGAACTGTTTTTCGAACTGGCTAAAAAAAAGAAAGTCGGAATACTCGCCCGCGTTCCCCTCGCATCCGGACTTTTAACCGGCAAAATGAAGCCGGATACAAAATTCGAACCCGACGACCACAGGGCGTTCAACCGTCACGGCGAATCTTTCGACAAAGGAGAAACATTTGCTGGCATCGATTACGAAGTTGGATTAAAAGCGGTAGAAGAATTGAAATCGGTTTGTCCTTCCGGAATGACCATGGCTCAATTTGCATTGAGGTGGATTTTGATGAACGATGCGGTTACTTGCGCCATACCGGGAGCAAAAAGCGAAAAACAGGCTTTAGACAATTTCGCCTCGGGAGATCTTCCCCAGCTTCCGGATGAAATTATGTCGAATATAAAAGAGATTTACGAAAAGTATATTTATAATTATGTTCACCATCGCTGGTAG